Proteins co-encoded in one Hypanus sabinus isolate sHypSab1 chromosome 6, sHypSab1.hap1, whole genome shotgun sequence genomic window:
- the ptf1a gene encoding pancreas transcription factor 1 subunit alpha, whose protein sequence is MDTVLEQLAGLDTFSAAAYFDNDDLFTDQSPRDHLDADEFLEHDVDFLSSQMSEYYKESRLAQDVEHCDSGILSFTSSSSPFSFDCPDSTSEVSPQLKGIEGAVKRRRRIRSEIEMQHLRQAANVRERRRMQSINDAFEGLRTHIPTLPYEKRLSKVDTLRLAIGYINFLTELVQSDMPLRNPNNDPAIQPKKVIICHRGARSPSPNDPDYGLPPLAGHSLSWTDEKQLKEQNIIRTAKVWTPEDPRKSNSKCFVNNIENEPPFDIAS, encoded by the exons ATGGATACTGTGCTCGAGCAGCTCGCCGGGCTCGACACCTTTTCTGCCGCCGCCTACTTCGACAATGACGACTTGTTCACAGATCAGTCGCCCAGGGATCACCTGGACGCAGACGAGTTTCTGGAGCATGATGTGGATTTCCTGAGCAGCCAGATGAGCGAGTATTACAAGGAGAGCAGGCTGGCGCAGGATGTTGAGCACTGTGACTCGGGCATCCTGTCTTTTACGTCGTCCTCATCCCCCTTTTCTTTCGATTGCCCCGACAGCACTTCAGAGGTGTCCCCGCAGCTTAAAGGAATCGAGGGCGCAGTAAAGAGACGCAGAAGGATCCGTTCGGAAATTGAAATGCAGCACCTTCGGCAAGCTGCAAACGTCCGGGAGCGCAGACGCATGCAGTCCATTAACGACGCATTTGAGGGTCTCCGGACTCACATACCAACACTACCTTATGAAAAACGACTTTCAAAAGTTGATACTCTCCGACTGGCAATCGGTTACATCAACTTCTTAACCGAACTTGTTCAATCCGACATGCCTTTGAGAAACCCAAACAACGACCCTGCAATCCAACCTAAAAAAGTCATTATCTGTCATAGGGGTGCAA GATCGCCATCTCCAAATGATCCAGACTACGGCTTGCCTCCTCTGGCAGGGCACTCTTTGTCGTGGACTGATGAGAAGCAGCTTAAGGAACAAAATATCATCAGGACTGCTAAAGTCTGGACTCCGGAAGATCCCAGAAAATCAAATAGCAAATGTTTTGTAAATAACATTGAAAATGAACCACCTTTTGACATTGCCTCATAA